The genomic segment ACCGCGACGCGGCGGACCTGCGCCACGGCCTGGACCGCATGCGCGCCGATATCCGCGCGCGCACCATCGCGCCTGAAGAAATGCGGGGCAGCACCATCACGCTGTCCAACTTCGGCATGATCGCGGGCCGCTATGCCGCGCCGATCGTGGTGCCGCCGACCGTGGCGATCCTCGGCGCCGGCCACATCCGCGACGAGGTGGTGGCCGCCGGCGGCGTGCCGGCGGTGCATCGCGTGATACCGCTGAGCCTGACCTTCGACCACCGCGTGGTCACCGGCGGCGAGGCGGCGCGCTTCCTCGCGGCGGTGATCGCCGACCTGGCGCTGCCCGAATAGGCACCTCGTCCGTCCGGTCCGCCCCGTCAGGCCAGGCGGATGTCGCCGTCGAACGTCGCGCTCAGCTTCAGCTTGCCGAGCTCCAGCGTCATCTTGACCGGCAGGATCTCGTTCCCGGCCAGCTCGCCACTGGCCAGCGCGGCCGCCACGGCCTGCTCGATCTCGCGCTGCGAACTGACCCCTACGGTCTTGAGGAACTTGCGGATGCTCATGTTGAAGGCTTCCTGGTCCATGGCGGTCTCCTGACTGGCGGTTCGCTTCGTCTTGATGGTACGTCTTGATAGTAGTGCAGGCCGGCGAAGGACTGGCGCATGGGTGCAAAACGCGCTACACAGGAGGCTGGCCCCTGCCCAGGAGAAGCGATGCCCGCGATCCATGACCACCGCGGTCCGACGTCCCGCTGGCTCTGCCGCCTCGCGTCCCTGCTGGCTGCAGGACTATTGATGGCCGGCTGCGCCAGCCTGCCGCCGCAGAATGGGCGCGTTGCCTCCTACGCGGTCACCGATACGTCCGGC from the Cupriavidus sp. WKF15 genome contains:
- a CDS encoding DUF6494 family protein, which produces MDQEAFNMSIRKFLKTVGVSSQREIEQAVAAALASGELAGNEILPVKMTLELGKLKLSATFDGDIRLA